A DNA window from Dryobates pubescens isolate bDryPub1 unplaced genomic scaffold, bDryPub1.pri scaffold_56_arrow_ctg1, whole genome shotgun sequence contains the following coding sequences:
- the LOC128899760 gene encoding olfactory receptor 14J1-like, with the protein LHYETLLGSRVCGHMAAAAWGCGSLYGLLHTANTFSLPLCQGNAVDQFFCEVPQILKLSCSTSYLRELWVIVVNACSVSVCFVLIVVSYVQIFRAVLRIPSQQGRHKAFATCLPHLAVVSLFVSTGFFAYLKPSSISFPSLDMVVAVLYSVVPPAMN; encoded by the coding sequence ctgcactatgagaccctcctgggcagcagagtttgtggccacatggcagcagctgcctggggctgtggctctCTCTATGGTCTgttgcacacagccaataccttttccctgcccctctgccagggcaatgctgtggacCAGTTCTTTTGTGAagtcccccagatcctcaagctctcctgctccacatcctacctcagggaactttgggTTATAGTGGTCAATGCCTGTTCAGtttctgtctgttttgtgttgattgtggtgtcctatgtgcagatcttcagggcagtgctgaggatcccctctcagcagggacgccacaaagcctttgccacctgcctccctcacctggctgtggtctccctcttTGTCAGCACTGGAttctttgcctacctgaagccttcctccatctccttcccatccctggacatggtGGTggcagttctgtactcagtggtgccccca